DNA sequence from the Candidatus Poribacteria bacterium genome:
CCTTCATCCCAACTTGTCCTAACTGGAGATGTAGATTCATAAGGGTGACATCTATTCCTACGCCATGTGTGCTCTGCCCATTCTCTGGATAGTAGAAACTGAATAGATGTCCCGGCATCATCAGAAATTCGACCACTTCGTCGATGCGCGCTGGATGGAGTTGGTAGGTAGAGATCAGGATTTGCTCGTCAAGTGTTTCCAAAAATTTACGATATGTGTTGAATCCTTGAGGGTTTCGTTTGACAGACCGCTTATCAATGCGTTCCATAGCGCATAGGCGTTTGGCGACAAGCTGTAGGAAAGCCGCCTCACCGCCGGAGGTGAGGGACACATGCACATCCGCATATTGGGTGGTTAGCGTATGACGCGAATCAACAACAATAATCCGCGTACTCCGCTCTTCTGACCGACGCCGCTGGATCATGTGAAAAAGGATAGGATGATTCTCCGCCATGTCTACACCAATGATGAGCAAGATGTTTGCATGTTGGATATCTTCGGAGGCGGTCATGGGTTCATCTTTTCCAAAGGGTTGAATGTGATCCCGGATTGACCTTGACCGCTCAATTTTTACGGCGCATGCTTTGTAGGAGGGCTGCCGGGAGTAGGGGTCAAATTGGGATAAGGTCAGCTTATTGGTCTCCTCATAGTGCATTGGGATAAAGATCTGTCCCCGCTGAACTTGATAAGTGATATGCGCGCGTGCCTGAATCTGCCCCCTCCGAGAAATAAGACTGATCAATTCATTGGGACCAATCCCTAGTTTTCGTGCGTCATCCCCGTTGATTTCGACATAAACCTCCTCCGGGTAGAGTTTGCGCAGAACAGAAGATTTGCATGTCCGTGTCTGCGTATGCCATTGGGCTGTGGTGCCCCGACCGGTGAGCAACCAAAATGGATATTCGGTATCGGGTGTCTCAAGAGACTGACGTGGCTCTTCAAAAAGGAATTTCGCTTTGCCGTCAGGATGGTAGAAACGACCATCGGAAAACAATCGGCGTTCATTTCCGCTTAACGATGTTCCTTCCTTAAAGGGCCATTGAATACCACCCAAATTATCCAACATTTGATAGTCTCTGATACCGGTGATGTCACACGGTTGACCTTTGGACACCTTTTTGAGGATACCGAAGACATCCTCCGGCGTTTCCCAATCTTTGAATAGTTCGGCGCATCCCCAATGATGAGCGATTAACTTAAAGATGTTAAAATCGGAGAGCGCGACGCCGGGGGCTTGAGTAACTCTTTTGATTAAGCCGATGCGGCGTTCCGAGTTGATGAAAGTCCCCTCTTTTTCTCCCCACGCCGCGGCGGGCAAAACTAGATCCGCCCTTTGAGCCGATTCTGTCGTGTGATACATGTCCTGAACGACGAGAAAATCGAGCTGCTTGATGATTTTGTTAAAACGTCCCTGATTAATCCAAGAGTGGGAGGAATTGGTGGCAATAATCCATAGTCCCTTAATCTTGCCACTAGTAATACCATCGACAATCTGGTCGTAAGCCCAACTATTTTCCTGTGGAATTTGGGATACATTGATACCGAGAATATCGGCGATTTTTTGGCGGTGCTGTGGATTGGTAAAGTCATGACCGCCGAGGAGATTGGTCGTGTTGCTGAAAAGCCTTGATCCCATCGCGTTGCATTGGCCCGTGATCGAGTTTGCGCCGGTACCGGGTCGTCCGATGTTGCCGGTCATCAGGGCGAGATTGATAATCGACTGAGCGACACGAACACCTTCGTAACTCTGGTTTATGCCCATCGTCCACCAGAAGGAGACGCGCTCTCCTTGGGCAATCATGTCCGCTAAACGATAGAGATGAGAGACCTCGATCCCCGTCTTTGAACTGACGAACTCCGGTGTATAGGTTTTGATGTGCTCGGTAAAGTCATTGAAAGCGGTAGTGTGTGTCTCAATATATGCTGTGTCGATGTTGCCACCTTCGACGAGAATATGAGCGAGCCCGTAGAAAAGATAGATGTCTGACTTCGGGCGGATTGCGTAGTGCCGGGTCGCAGCCATCGCCGTTTCTGTGGCGCGTGGGTCAATCACAACGATCTCTGGGTTGTTTCTGTTCATCATGACACGTTCCCACATGATCGGATGCGCCACACAGAGGTTTGAACCGATAAGAACAATTACGTCGGATTCTTCAAAATCCTTGTAGGTATACGGCGGTGCGTCAAAGCCGAAGGATTGTTTGTACGAAACAACAGAAGTTGCCATACATTGCCGCGTGTTGCCATCCCCGTGTAGGATACCCATGCCGAATTTGGCTAGCGCGCCTAGGTAAGCCATTTCCTCCATCGGAATCTGACCGGTACTCAAAAAAGCGACGGAAGCGCTCCCGTATTTCTCTTGGATGGTTTTGAAACGTTCTGTAAAGGTGGATAGCGCGGTGTGCCAATCCACAGGTTCCAGTGTATCGTGCGGGTTTCGTAATAGTGGCGTCGTTGCTCGATCTGAGGATTTCAGCGGGGTCAGTGCTTCCCAGCCCTTTGGACATGCCATGCCTAGGTTCACCGGATATTCTGTGGTGGGAGTGATATTGACCGCCTGACCATCTTTCAGATGGATATCCAAACAGCATCCGGTCGAACAAAAGCCACAAATTGCTCGCGTTGTGGCATCCGGTTTCAGTTGTTGAGGGACTTTGCCAAGACCGTATTTTCCAGACTCTAAGCGCCGGTCACGAGTCAACTTTCCGTCCAATTGATGAAAAATCGAACTGATTTTTTCTTTGAGTGCCTGTGGTTGTTTATTTTTCATACTTAAAAATCCCCCGGCATCTTAAGGCTGACAGCGGTGGTAAAGAAAAGATATCGTTCGCAAAACTCTCCGATGAGTGTCAACGAGAAGGTCACAATGCTTAACCCGATGAGCAGAACCGTATCGGATGAATTGGGGTCTATGTTCTGCGAGGCATAATAGACAAGCAGGGGTAGAAGTAAGCCTCCTAACCCGCCGGTGAGAAAGCGAAGCAGCGTCACCCGATTAAGTTTTCCGACCATTAACAGCGCAGCACGCTTAAATATGGAGTAGGAATGGTCTGTCAGATAGCGGAAAATTGACGCTTCCCAAAGCATTTTCAGTGCGGATATGGCTGTTAATCCGAGGCATAGCGGACCGATGGAAAACAGAATTATTTCCTTTCGTCCAACTGAATTGATGAACAGAACGCTTGTGGTTGAAGTGATCAGTGTGGTTGAGAGTCCGAGGATAGCGACTGTTGTGAAAAACTTGAATCCACTTATAAATTCTCGCCATAATTCCTTTTGGCAGTCGGCATAAACCAAAACGGAAAACACGACCCCCAACATCCCACTCATTATCACCCCAAGACCGAGCATGAAATGGATATCTTCCATTCTACCGATCCAGAACGAGGCGGCATAAAGCACGGCGAGCATGGCGAAAAGGCCAAAGACGAGGACTTCCCGGCTCAACCACGATTTTTTCAAACCGACAACGACGCGAAAGGCATAGAGCGGTCGTCCCAAATGAAATACGCTCGCTCCAAGTGCCAACAGTCCGGAACATAGCGCGACGACGGAACGTATCGGGTTCAGATAAGGGGCTACGGGGTTATTTAGAAATGTATTCAGCAACATATCCACACAGAACGCCCCGACGGATAACTGGGTGAGCACTAGCATAATGATGAGCGGTGGATGGGAGTGTTGGGGGTTGAGATGATGGTAGTCGCTCGGTAACATGTTTCTGGGGGCGACTTGACTCGACTTATAGGTCGTTGTGGGCAGCGTATAGTCAGAAGGTGGTGCTCCCGGAACCAGTGCTGTCGCTTGACTTTCTTCGAGGATTTTTTCTTTATCCACTACTTTAATGGCGAGGGCTTGGGTTGGGCATGCCTGTACGCACGCCGGGGCTTCGCCTTCGCTCAGCCGGTCGGCACACATATCGCATTTTCGGACAATTCCGTGTACCTTGTCGTACTGGGGAACTTCGTAGGGACATTTTAGCGTACAATAGACGCACCCGATACACTGATCGTCAAGATGTTTAACTATGCCTGTGATCTCATCTTTTTCATAGGCGTTGACGGGGCAACCGTGCATGCACGCGGGCTCCGCACAATGATGGCAGGCGGTGGTTACGTGTTGCTGAATCGGTTTTTCTTCGGTGCCACCAAGAAGTAATCCTACGGAACGCCACGTTTCGTTTTCGTCCAAACCGTTGAGACTGTGACATGCTGTTACGCAAGCCTTGCAGCCGCTACACCGATCCAGATCTACTTCAAAGGCGTACTGCTGACCTTGTTTTGGTTGAGACAGTGGCACTAAATCTTGATAGTATTTTTGCTGGAGAGGGAGTTGGTGATTTTCGTGCTGCTGGGCATATTTTTCGATCGCAGTAATTTCCCGCTGTTCCGCCAATGCACTAACTACGAGTTGTTGTAGTTCAAACTCGATTATTTTTTTCGGAGCTTCCATTTGACGTCTCCTATGAACTCAGATGGGTATTATACTGCGGCTTCTTCTTTTAGCCTTGCTTTATCGGCAAGTGCAGCTTCAAATGCCTTTTTCTCAGCTTCTTGAACTGCCGGCGAGAATCGGACTAACACGCTGCAGAATGCTGCAACCGTAACCATAAAC
Encoded proteins:
- a CDS encoding molybdopterin-dependent oxidoreductase; amino-acid sequence: MKNKQPQALKEKISSIFHQLDGKLTRDRRLESGKYGLGKVPQQLKPDATTRAICGFCSTGCCLDIHLKDGQAVNITPTTEYPVNLGMACPKGWEALTPLKSSDRATTPLLRNPHDTLEPVDWHTALSTFTERFKTIQEKYGSASVAFLSTGQIPMEEMAYLGALAKFGMGILHGDGNTRQCMATSVVSYKQSFGFDAPPYTYKDFEESDVIVLIGSNLCVAHPIMWERVMMNRNNPEIVVIDPRATETAMAATRHYAIRPKSDIYLFYGLAHILVEGGNIDTAYIETHTTAFNDFTEHIKTYTPEFVSSKTGIEVSHLYRLADMIAQGERVSFWWTMGINQSYEGVRVAQSIINLALMTGNIGRPGTGANSITGQCNAMGSRLFSNTTNLLGGHDFTNPQHRQKIADILGINVSQIPQENSWAYDQIVDGITSGKIKGLWIIATNSSHSWINQGRFNKIIKQLDFLVVQDMYHTTESAQRADLVLPAAAWGEKEGTFINSERRIGLIKRVTQAPGVALSDFNIFKLIAHHWGCAELFKDWETPEDVFGILKKVSKGQPCDITGIRDYQMLDNLGGIQWPFKEGTSLSGNERRLFSDGRFYHPDGKAKFLFEEPRQSLETPDTEYPFWLLTGRGTTAQWHTQTRTCKSSVLRKLYPEEVYVEINGDDARKLGIGPNELISLISRRGQIQARAHITYQVQRGQIFIPMHYEETNKLTLSQFDPYSRQPSYKACAVKIERSRSIRDHIQPFGKDEPMTASEDIQHANILLIIGVDMAENHPILFHMIQRRRSEERSTRIIVVDSRHTLTTQYADVHVSLTSGGEAAFLQLVAKRLCAMERIDKRSVKRNPQGFNTYRKFLETLDEQILISTYQLHPARIDEVVEFLMMPGHLFSFYYPENGQSTHGVGIDVTLMNLHLQLGQVGMKGSGYLALRG
- a CDS encoding dimethyl sulfoxide reductase anchor subunit — its product is MEAPKKIIEFELQQLVVSALAEQREITAIEKYAQQHENHQLPLQQKYYQDLVPLSQPKQGQQYAFEVDLDRCSGCKACVTACHSLNGLDENETWRSVGLLLGGTEEKPIQQHVTTACHHCAEPACMHGCPVNAYEKDEITGIVKHLDDQCIGCVYCTLKCPYEVPQYDKVHGIVRKCDMCADRLSEGEAPACVQACPTQALAIKVVDKEKILEESQATALVPGAPPSDYTLPTTTYKSSQVAPRNMLPSDYHHLNPQHSHPPLIIMLVLTQLSVGAFCVDMLLNTFLNNPVAPYLNPIRSVVALCSGLLALGASVFHLGRPLYAFRVVVGLKKSWLSREVLVFGLFAMLAVLYAASFWIGRMEDIHFMLGLGVIMSGMLGVVFSVLVYADCQKELWREFISGFKFFTTVAILGLSTTLITSTTSVLFINSVGRKEIILFSIGPLCLGLTAISALKMLWEASIFRYLTDHSYSIFKRAALLMVGKLNRVTLLRFLTGGLGGLLLPLLVYYASQNIDPNSSDTVLLIGLSIVTFSLTLIGEFCERYLFFTTAVSLKMPGDF